In Drosophila subpulchrella strain 33 F10 #4 breed RU33 chromosome X, RU_Dsub_v1.1 Primary Assembly, whole genome shotgun sequence, the DNA window TAAGAAACCTCGATGAATTTATCCTCCATGGCTTGCACCCCCTGTGTGTTCTGATTCTACTACAATTGGCTTTCTCCCGATTCTTCGCTCTCTTCCCTCGCTTTCTCTGCGCACTTAGTCTTCGCTGCTGTGCGTCGCAAAGTCAACTGGCCATTGCGATCTCTGGATCGTGTGGAAAAGCGCAGCTCGCAGAATCAAGCTAAGCTCAATTCCAGGTTCTCTCCAAAAACGAGAGACAGCGAGAGAGAGAGTAGAAAGAAAGTCTTCCCACGTGCACCAAAGCTTGGAATACCCTTTCTAGGTTATCTGTCCCCCAGAAATCTATTCTGCATCTATTAAATATTGATCAAATTTGTTATGATAGATTTAAAACTTATACAGGGGGTAAACTTATATTGATGTTTACGTACATTTTCCCTAAATATTTGGgatcttttaattttaaaacagcTCGGGCTAAACGAACCTTTAAGTAAAACTGACTAGTTATCATAAATGCAACTTTTATACAATCTATGTACGTTTTCCACGGCGCGTCGATTTGTATGGGGCCGAAAAAAGTAACAAATCTATGCATAATGGCCTCCTCGGTGAGGGACAAGGTATTTGCGAAAGTAAATACCTAGGTAAggtaaacattttataaattacCTAGTTAAAGGTACACTGATAAAAACGGAgtagtaaaaataaatatctgcatattgaataaaaaaatgtcatacTAAATATTTGGACTAAATTGCGTTATTTAATTCGAGAATATTAAAATCTAGgtagaaaatatttgttataatGGTAACCATATTTACTTTACAtatttaattcatattttaaaatcttaaatcaactattattttttaaataattcataaaCTGCCCTAAAACATACGGTAATGAAAATCAATACCTAGGAATGGAAAGCTCTGAATAGCATTGCTAAACAATAGTACCTGGGTATGCATCAAGGTACTTCCCAACACTAAATGTATCCCATATATGTAAGTTGCATTTAAAAAGTTAATCTATCTTGATAATATCGTAAACTCTtggaataaattaaaaatgtattagcTTATTCTCTTTATAATATACCTAAAAAGTAGCATTAAGACAAAACCTACAATGAGTTGGCCGCTATCTCTATACCATGTAAGCTAACAATCTGGGTGATAAGTTGAATGCCCCCGAAATCAGAGCCCCACGGAACCCGGATATTTACCAGGTGAGCACGTTGCGGAACAGAATGAATGCGGCCAGGGCGCAGGTGATGATGAAGATGACGCTGTGCAGCGAGGACAGCCAGACGTCGGCGGTGCGGGTGTCGTCCCAGTGCTGCAGCGGGGAGCAGGAGGACGAGGACTGATCCTTGGCCTGCTGCAGAGGAGGACATGGCGGGGATTAGTCAGCGGGGGCGAGGAGACAGCAGGCTTACATCATTGAGATTGAGGTAGACCGGCGGCAGTCCCACCTTGTCCTTGAGGATGCCACCGCCCGATGTGGAGGATGAGGAGTTGTGGCCACCATTTCCGGGCTGCACGGTCACCGAAATCGGAGAGGAGGCGGACagggaggaggaggaggaagcgGAAGCGGACGAGGAGCCCGAACTATTTGGCGGCCTTCCGTGCAAGGGATTCGACATGTTTTCGGCTGTTCCTCACTTGCTTCGCAGCAATTTTCCTACTTTCCTTCAAAACTTTCCCAGTTGTTGCTcgctcgctctctctctcgctcgcGTTACTGTTTTTCCTTTTGTTGTGGCTTTTCCGTTGTCCTTGACATTTAACGCATTTCGATTTTTCTATTTGCCAGCTCTGGCGGCAAAAATACTTCGGATTTAAATCAACCGCTTGAGACGTCTATAATACCACACATAAATTGCATAAATTATTATCGTTTTTTGTTAACTCTGCGACTCGAACTTAGGACGAacgtttattttttaatctcactctgttacaaaaatatttgtgttTGTATGTACGGTCATACTATGCTGGACAATTGGACCAATTGATATCGATTTATTTCAAAGTTTACCTATAGACTTGTTAACCCCTCACGAGTCACGACAATCTATCGAACATGTGCGTTCGAGAACGCCATCGATAGCACTTACACAATAGCATGATTCCACCATCATTATGAATGTCAAGTCACAGGGCCTAATAGGTCGTCTCCAGGCCCCAAGATACAAGGATCCTGAAATTAGGCTGGGAAAGAAAAAATCTCCGCAAATTAAATAGCAAAGTGTCCACAGGAAAAGCTGCGGTTGAACAATTACCCAATTATTTATTGACTTTTGTAGTAAAAGTGTtcgaataatagtttttttaaatttttactttttcgATCCGAAAGTCTTGGAACTATATTTAGATTTTCCGTACTATACTATACTATATAATAGTTATTTTCTGATTTTATTTAAGATCCTCTTGTATACAAGCCAAAAGATATTTGTGAATTTACAACTTTCAATCTAATATAATAAAAGCTGAAATGAAGTTAAGTTCTCCTAGCTTAATATATTATTGTCAACGAAAAATGCAGCATTTTTGCCAATATAGACATATAGTGTGGTCATGTTATTTTGTAATCGCATGAATGCCCTCAACAATTTAATGTTGTATCCTCTAATGAATACCCTCAACTACATGTAGTGTCACAAGCACATAAACAATACGATAAGAATAGAGAAGACGGGCAGCAAAAATATCGAAGGATGTGTCTGTGTTTACCAGTGCGTTCGTGTCGGTGTGCCAAGATGCTTGTGAGTGTGCAGCAAGTGCAGTTAGAAAGTTAGAGAGCTAACTGTAATTTTCCCCCACCTTTTTGAGATGGCCCAGAAAAAACCTATTGCGCAAACCTAAAACACATCGCAACACGCTGCCCCCCAAAAGAAACTTGTTTGTTCGTACTCGCTCTGAGCTGCTCCCCTGGCCCTCCCTTACGCACGTAATTCATCCGAAATGGAGGAGTCTACTCCCAGCAATCCGGCTGCAGTTGCGTCACGTGGCCGCGGACGGGGTCGGCCGCCGAAAATAGCTACGTCCACACCCACCCCGCCCCCTAATCAGCCGCCCATGGAGGCAGATGCGTCTCCAACTCCGCCAGAGGATCCAGATGGCGGCCAGAACGAGTGTCGTCGCAGTTCGCGCAAGAAGATCATCAAGTTCGACGTACGCGATTTGCTCAACAAGAACCGCAAGGCGCACAAGATCCAGATCGAGGCACGCATCGACTCTAATCCCAGCCTCGGCTCATCGGGGCCGACTGGAGCATCCACATCCGCATCCACGTCCGCCGCAGCCGCAGCCGCCGCCTCATCCTCATCCGCCCCTGTGTCCGTGAGCCGTTTGTTCTCCATGTTCGAGAGCAGTCAGCAATCGCTGCCGCCACCTCCGGCACCGCCCGCCCTGGAGATCTTCGCCAAGCCCAGGCCCACCCAGAGCTTGATTGTGGCCCAAGTGACCAGCGAACCGGCGTCTGGCAATCCCGTCCAGACGCTGGCCAGCCTGCCAGTGGTGGCCGCCCGCAAGCGTGGACGTCCCCGAAAGAGCCAGCCTGCGGTGGCGGCCACTCCATCCGCCATCGGTCCCAGCTGCTCCGACTCGGACACCAATTCCACCACCAGCACGATCAATTCCACCACGAGCAGCAGTGGCGACAGCGGCGAGGCAGCTGGCTTTGCCAAACGGAAGCCCAAGTCCAAGCTGCGGGTGTCTCTCAAGCGCTTGAATCTGTCCCGCAGGCAAGAGTCCTCTGACTCCGGCAACTCGCCATCGTCTTCGTCGCCGGAAGTCGAGCCGCCAGCACTGCAGGACGAGAATGCATTGGACGAGCAGCCGGAGCAGGAGGAGAAGTTGTCCCGTATGGTCATTGCGCAGGAAAACTCCGACTCCGATTCGCAAATCATATTCATCGAGATCGAAACCGAAAGTCCCAAGCCGCAGGAGAAGCAGGAAGAGGAATCTCCGGAGCCACGGGCTCTGGTCGACATAGACATCGAGGTGGCCAAGGAGGGTCAAACTCCCGATCCGGAACAAGATCTTGACGAGATTATGGTAGAGGTGATCAGTGGTCCGCCCAGCCTTTGGTCGGCGGACGACGAagccgaggaggaggaggatccGGCAGCAGAGAGAACCACTCCACCGCAAGGAGAACCGGAAGCAGAGTCAACCTCTCCAGCTCCTCGGCGCAGCAGGCGATCCGCGCAGGCTCGGGGCAGCAGCCGGCAAGGAAAAACTCTCGAGGAGACATTCGCCGAGATAGCCGCCGAGAGCAGCAAGCAGATCCTGGAAGCGGAGGAGTCGCAGGACCAAGAGGAACAGCATGTGCTGATACATCTAATTGAGGACAGTCTTAGTCAGCCGGAGCCTTTGCCTTCCCAGTCCCCCAACATTGAGCACATGGAGGTGGCGGATGTGGTAGCCGCGACCGAATCTCTACAGGAGCAGGATGTAATGCCTAAAAAACAGGAATTTGTCATTGAAGTTGTTTTAGAGACACCAGAGGCCAAGACAGTCACACCAGAGCCAGAGAAGGAAATCTCAGAGTCTGCTAAGATCGCTCCAAACTTGATAGAAGCCGTCCCAGAACCTAAAAAAGAAACTGAAGTTGTACCAAAGGTAGTATTGGTTACCAAAACTGCTTCGACGTCGAAATTGGTCACCAAAGGTGCACCAAAATCAGATTTGGTAACAAAAGCTGTTCCCAAGGCAGAAGGGATTACTGAAACACAGGCAGCGAGCGCCGTAGATGTACAGCCCGTAGAGAAACTGGTTAAAAAATCAATTGCAGAAACGAAACCACCTGCAGTACTTGTCTTAGCGGAAAATAAACCGACTACAAAAGTGGAGAAAGAGCCGGAGCCGAAAGAGGAAGCTCATCGAAAGCAGGCGGGGGAAGATATACCCGACCCCGAAAGCTCAGAGCATTCGAAATCAACGGAAGCTATTCCAGAGTCTATACGTATTCCGCAAACAGAAGTCGACACCGAGGTGTCTCAGAAGGTAATCCCGGACCGTAACACTGAAAACGAAGAAATTCGAGGAGTACCAGGCGTTCAGTCGTCACTGCCAACTATAAAAAAGTCGAAAGATGATATGGAGGAAACTGAGTCCCCTGCTGAAATTTCTGCATTGAAGACTGAGTCAGCTAAGGAAGATAAGATAGATGCGGTTCCAGCAGAAGCGAAAACCACTAGTGGTGCGGGAGGGCCAAAATCCCCGTCAGAAATTAGAGGAAGTAaacaggagcaggagcagaaaAAATCCGCTGTGACAGGAAAGAAGCAAGCCAAAATCGAACTGGAGCAAAAGAAAACTGCTTTGGAAGAGAAGAAGGTGCGCAAGAAATCGCTCACAGACTCTACTGCCAAAAAGGATAAAGAAGCTGAGAAGTCGTTATCGGTACCATTAGAAGTCCCAGCTAAATCCTCACTAGCAGCTGTAGCTAAAAGAGAGACCGAAGCTAGGAATTCTTCACCCATTGAGCTGGAAAAAACCTCCTCAGAAGTTTTGCTTAAAAATGATAAGGATTCTGAGAAATCCCCCTCAGAAATTACTCTTAAAAAGCAAAAAGACGCAGTAAAATCCTTAACATTAGATGCATTCGAGAAGGAAacgaatataaaaaaatctttacCAGAAATGAATCCTGGAAAACAAAAAGAGGCTGCCAAATGCCAAAAAGAAGCCGCTACAAAGAAGGAAATTGAAAAGGAGAAATCAGCATTAAATGTTAGTTCATCAGCGATGGAGGAACTGGATAATTCCACAACCGATTTAACTCCTAAGAAAGAAAGCATTAAAATCCCACCAGAAGTTGTTCCCTTGGAGAAGGAGACAACTAAGCCAATACCAGAATCTCAACCGCCAGAGATCTCGAAATCCACACCAGACCATGCAACAACCACCGAATCATCAGTTTCAGCTGCAGAGGCGCCCAAAGAGGAACAGGCAGCAAAGAAGTTGCTCACCGAGTACTTTACTCCATCTTCCAGCAAATCTAAGGAGAAATTCTCTCCAGGCTTCGTTGAATGTGATGCCATGTTCAAGGCAATGGACAAGGCCAATGCCCAGATGCGTCTTGAGGAGAAGAGCAAGAAAAAGCAGAAGAAAGTACCAGCCAAGGTGCACTCACCCATTCCCAATGCCTCCACGCCGGCCCCTGGCCAAAAGAAGCCGCTGGGAGGCAAGGCCAGTTTACGCCGGAACACCATTTACGAAGTTTCACCCAAGCAGGACAGGAATAGCTCTCCGAGCTCTGACTCAACCCAAGTGATCACCCCGGTTGGCAAGATGAAGCGATCGAAGGCCAAAAAGAAGCTGAGTGCGAGGCGCAGCACGATCTGTGAGGAAGCTAAAGATCTCAGAGGCAGCAGCCCACCAATGGAAGAATTGGCCGCCAGTTCGCCTGTTTCCACCTCATCGGATTCCTCTTCGAAACGAAATCGACCCAAGACAGCCTCCCCTGAGCTGGCCAGTGGCGCTAAGTTGGATCTGCGCCGAAACACAATCTGCGAGGATCGTCAAGCTGAGACCGCCACTCCTGTTCCGCTGACCAAGCGTCGCTTTTCGATGCATCCCAAGGCTTCCGCGAATCCTCTGCATGACACCCTTCTGCGATTATCTGGCAAAAAGAGGGGCAGAAAGGCTGGCAAGGAATCGATGAGTCGCCATAATTCCTTGGACTCCAGTTCCAGTGCTTCTCAGGGAGCCCCAAAAAAGAAAGCCCAAAAAACCGCAGAGTCCCTACATGCCGCTCTTATGGAGACTGAGTCGTCCGAGTCCACATCTTCGGGTAGCAAGATGCGACGCTGGGATGTGCAAGCTTCACCGGAACTGGAGGCACCCAATCCCCTCAGAGATATTGCCAAATTTATCGAAGACGGAGTAAATCTTCTCAAGCGCGATTACAAAGTTGAGGAAGATCAACGGGAGGAGGGACAGGAAGACGTCAAACGAGACCAGGATGCCGAGGAAGATGAGTTTGCGCAACGAGTGGCTAATATAGAGACCCCGGCCACAACACCTTCTCCTTCACCGACGCAGTCCAACCCAGAGGATCCCGCCTCCAACACCAATCTTCCTCAGGAAAGTAGCAGTGGAGGTGTGCGACGCTCCCACCGTATAAAGCAGAAGCCGCAGGGACCGCGGGCCAGCCAGGGAAGAGGCGTGGCCAGCATGGCATTGGCACCGATCAGCATGGACGAGCAGCTGGCTGAGCTAGCAAATATCGAGGCCATAAACGAGCAGTTTCTGCGCAGCGAGGGGCTCAACACCTTCCAGGCGTTGAGGGAGAACTACTACCGGTGCGCCAGGCAGGTGAGTCCACCTTAGGGTCCACAATCCAAACCAATAGTAGCAATTCATTCAATCCACTATTCTTGTCCCCAGGTAAGTCAGGAAAATGCGGAAATGCAATGCGACTGTTTTCTTACTGGCGACGAGGAGGCTCAGGGTCATCTGAGCTGCGGTGCCGGCTGCATCAACCGGATGCTGATGATCGAGTGCGGGCCACTGTGCACCAATGGCCAGCGGTGCACGAACAAGCGCTTCCAGCAGCACCAGTGCTGGCCATGTCGCGTATTCCGCACGGAGAAGAAGGGATGCGGCATTACGGCGGAACTGCAAATCCCGCCGGGCGAATTCATCATGGAGTATGTGGGAGAGGTAATCGATAGTGAGGAGTTTGAGCGACGACAGCATCTGTATTCGAAGGATCGCAAGCGTCACTACTATTTCATGGCCTTGCGAGGAGAGGCCATAATTGATGCCACCTCAAAGGGAAACATTTCAAGGTACATTAACCACAGCTGTGACCCGAATGCAGAGACCCAAAAGTGGACGGTAAACGGAGAGCTGCGAATTGGCTTCTTCAGCGTAAAGCCGATTCAAGCTGGTGAGGAGATCACATTCGATTACCAGTATCAGAGATACGGCAGAGATGCACAGCGTTGCTACTGCGAGGCAGTCAACTGTAGAGGCTGGATAGGAGGCGAGCCAGATTCCGATGAGGGGGAGCAACTGGATGTGAGCAGCGACAGTGAGGTCGACATGGAGGATGAGGAATTGGAGCCCGAGCCAGGggcggaggaggagcaggGCCAGCCACGGAAGACTCCCAAGGCAAAGACCAAGTCCAAGGTCAAGGTGAAGTTACCTTTGGCCACCAATCGCAAGCGGAAGGAACAGCAGCCCAAGCCCAAAGATCGGGAATACAAAGCCGGCCGCTGGCTAAAACCCACTGCTTGCGGTTCTTCAGGGTCGGGAGAGAAGGCGTCAAGGAAGCCAAAGGTCAGCAAATTCCATGCAATGCTCGAGGATCCCGATGTCCTGGAGGAACTCTCACTGCTCAGTCGCAGCGGGCTGAAGAACCAGCTCGATACGCTCCGCTTTTCGCGCTGCATGGTTCGCGCCAAGTTGCTCCAGACCCGTCTTCAACTCCTCGGTGTGCTCACCCGTGGGGAATTACCCTGCCGCCGGCTCTTTTTGGACTATCACGGCTTGAGATTGCTACATGCCTGGATAAGCGAGAACGGCAACGATAACCAGTTGCGAATGGCTTTGCTGGACACCCTTGAATCGCTACCCATTCCAAATCGCACCATGCTGAAGGACAGTCGTGTATACCAGAGTGTCGAACTGTGGAGCAGCAATCTGGAGCAGCGGCAGCCTTCGGTGGAAGATGGAGACCAAGCCCAGACGCAAGCGGCTCTACACAAACGTATGGTGGTCCTGCTCGAAAAATGGCAGGCTCTGCCTGAGATCTTCCGCATCCCCAAGCGCGAGCGAATCGAGCAGATGAAGGAGCATGAACGGGAGGCGGATCGCCAGCAAAAGCACGTTCATGCGAGCACCGCCCTGGAGGATCAACGGGAGCGGGAGAGCAGCAACGATCGCTTCCGTCAGGATCGATTTCGCCGGGACACAACCAGCAGTCGAGTTGGCAAACCCATACGCATGAGCGGGAACAATACGATTTGTACGATCACCACTCAACCGAAGGGCAGTAATGGATCCTCGGACGGTATGGCCAGGAACGACAGTCGCCGAAGGTCTGACACTGGGTTCTCAACTGAGCCAAGACGTACGCTGTCCAAGGAGCAGAGGCGTAGTCTGTTCGAGAGGAAGGTGAGTACAGAAAACCGGGCATGATATGATCCATAATTTACTTTGATTTCTAGGTGGCCCTCGATGAGGCTGAGAAGCGTGTTTGCAGCGAGGATTGGCGGGAGCATGAGCTGCGCTGCGAGTTCTTTGGTGCGGATCTGAACACAGATCCCAAGCAGCTTCCCTACTATCAGAACGCTGACACTGGTGAGTGGTTCAACAACGAGGATATGCCTGTGCCAACACCGCAGCGCACAGAGCTCCTGTCGCAGGCGCTGCTCTCCCCCGAAATGGACAGTGGACAGTCGGCTCCTCCTGCCGTGGAGTACAAGCTGCCAGCTGGAGTGGACCCCCTGCCGCCCGCCTGGCACTGGCGGATGACAAGCGACGGCGACATCTACTACTACAATCTCCGCGAACGAATATCGCAATGGGAGCCACCCAGTCCGGAACAACGCCTCCAGACCCTGGTGGAGGAGGATTCCACGCAGCAACCACTTCATGAGCTTCAGATCGATCCCGCGCTCCTGGCCACCGAGATGATCCAGGT includes these proteins:
- the LOC119555924 gene encoding probable histone-lysine N-methyltransferase CG1716, with protein sequence MEESTPSNPAAVASRGRGRGRPPKIATSTPTPPPNQPPMEADASPTPPEDPDGGQNECRRSSRKKIIKFDVRDLLNKNRKAHKIQIEARIDSNPSLGSSGPTGASTSASTSAAAAAAASSSSAPVSVSRLFSMFESSQQSLPPPPAPPALEIFAKPRPTQSLIVAQVTSEPASGNPVQTLASLPVVAARKRGRPRKSQPAVAATPSAIGPSCSDSDTNSTTSTINSTTSSSGDSGEAAGFAKRKPKSKLRVSLKRLNLSRRQESSDSGNSPSSSSPEVEPPALQDENALDEQPEQEEKLSRMVIAQENSDSDSQIIFIEIETESPKPQEKQEEESPEPRALVDIDIEVAKEGQTPDPEQDLDEIMVEVISGPPSLWSADDEAEEEEDPAAERTTPPQGEPEAESTSPAPRRSRRSAQARGSSRQGKTLEETFAEIAAESSKQILEAEESQDQEEQHVLIHLIEDSLSQPEPLPSQSPNIEHMEVADVVAATESLQEQDVMPKKQEFVIEVVLETPEAKTVTPEPEKEISESAKIAPNLIEAVPEPKKETEVVPKVVLVTKTASTSKLVTKGAPKSDLVTKAVPKAEGITETQAASAVDVQPVEKLVKKSIAETKPPAVLVLAENKPTTKVEKEPEPKEEAHRKQAGEDIPDPESSEHSKSTEAIPESIRIPQTEVDTEVSQKVIPDRNTENEEIRGVPGVQSSLPTIKKSKDDMEETESPAEISALKTESAKEDKIDAVPAEAKTTSGAGGPKSPSEIRGSKQEQEQKKSAVTGKKQAKIELEQKKTALEEKKVRKKSLTDSTAKKDKEAEKSLSVPLEVPAKSSLAAVAKRETEARNSSPIELEKTSSEVLLKNDKDSEKSPSEITLKKQKDAVKSLTLDAFEKETNIKKSLPEMNPGKQKEAAKCQKEAATKKEIEKEKSALNVSSSAMEELDNSTTDLTPKKESIKIPPEVVPLEKETTKPIPESQPPEISKSTPDHATTTESSVSAAEAPKEEQAAKKLLTEYFTPSSSKSKEKFSPGFVECDAMFKAMDKANAQMRLEEKSKKKQKKVPAKVHSPIPNASTPAPGQKKPLGGKASLRRNTIYEVSPKQDRNSSPSSDSTQVITPVGKMKRSKAKKKLSARRSTICEEAKDLRGSSPPMEELAASSPVSTSSDSSSKRNRPKTASPELASGAKLDLRRNTICEDRQAETATPVPLTKRRFSMHPKASANPLHDTLLRLSGKKRGRKAGKESMSRHNSLDSSSSASQGAPKKKAQKTAESLHAALMETESSESTSSGSKMRRWDVQASPELEAPNPLRDIAKFIEDGVNLLKRDYKVEEDQREEGQEDVKRDQDAEEDEFAQRVANIETPATTPSPSPTQSNPEDPASNTNLPQESSSGGVRRSHRIKQKPQGPRASQGRGVASMALAPISMDEQLAELANIEAINEQFLRSEGLNTFQALRENYYRCARQVSQENAEMQCDCFLTGDEEAQGHLSCGAGCINRMLMIECGPLCTNGQRCTNKRFQQHQCWPCRVFRTEKKGCGITAELQIPPGEFIMEYVGEVIDSEEFERRQHLYSKDRKRHYYFMALRGEAIIDATSKGNISRYINHSCDPNAETQKWTVNGELRIGFFSVKPIQAGEEITFDYQYQRYGRDAQRCYCEAVNCRGWIGGEPDSDEGEQLDVSSDSEVDMEDEELEPEPGAEEEQGQPRKTPKAKTKSKVKVKLPLATNRKRKEQQPKPKDREYKAGRWLKPTACGSSGSGEKASRKPKVSKFHAMLEDPDVLEELSLLSRSGLKNQLDTLRFSRCMVRAKLLQTRLQLLGVLTRGELPCRRLFLDYHGLRLLHAWISENGNDNQLRMALLDTLESLPIPNRTMLKDSRVYQSVELWSSNLEQRQPSVEDGDQAQTQAALHKRMVVLLEKWQALPEIFRIPKRERIEQMKEHEREADRQQKHVHASTALEDQRERESSNDRFRQDRFRRDTTSSRVGKPIRMSGNNTICTITTQPKGSNGSSDGMARNDSRRRSDTGFSTEPRRTLSKEQRRSLFERKVALDEAEKRVCSEDWREHELRCEFFGADLNTDPKQLPYYQNADTGEWFNNEDMPVPTPQRTELLSQALLSPEMDSGQSAPPAVEYKLPAGVDPLPPAWHWRMTSDGDIYYYNLRERISQWEPPSPEQRLQTLVEEDSTQQPLHELQIDPALLATEMIQVDMDYVGSLSSKSLAQYVEAKVRERRELRRSRLVSIRVISPRRDEDRLYNQLESRKYKENKEKIRRRKEFYRRRKIDVPTTATASLPTSSANSEDASASSSLPIQAYLYSSDEDAFDALAAEQPVADGPVAQVEELDSLNLAPSTSHAALAALGKSAGQAVQASGSGSKRKLPMPPNVKKHRQEHRSKKSKSSHSLLTTISGREAHEKFRFEISGHVADFLRPYRKESCQLGRITSDEDYKFLIKRLSHHITTKELKYCDVTGHPLSCTESVKHKSYDFINQYMRKKGRVYRKPAESTIY